The nucleotide sequence TTCACATGGCAATTTTTGTAATGCTCGCATGGCATTCATGAACAAAAATTCTCGAAACACCCCTACTATTTTTACACAATGGCAACTATTTTTTTCTATGACTTTGCTGGCAAAACTAGATAGTGGACCAAGGCAACTTCAAAATTTTCTGTTATCTTTTCATGTGATGAAAAATTCACTTCCCTATTTTTTCTAAAATGATGGCATCTAATGATATAGCAAAATTCGTATATTTTGTACAAGAAATTTTACATGCCAGGTTCCAAAAAAATCGTTTGTGATGTTAGCCACAAATAAAAATGACATGGCCAATACAATAATTTTTCCATGGTCAGATATAATAAATTTGTTTCAACAATGGCCATTTTATAGAAAACACAATTTGTTTCAACAATGGCCATTCATTAGGAAACACAATTTGTTTCGAGAATTGCCATGAGACAACTACAAATTTGTTTCAGGAATTGTCATGATTTAGAAAAAAGAATTCATAAATTGTCGTGTGACAATTACAATTTTTCATAAAATTtgccatgtgttggggaacatagtttTCTGAATTTGCTGTGTGACCAATAGAAATTTCTTTGGAAAAAACATTCGCTCACGAATGCCATGGACCACTACAAGACGTTTTCAAAAAAATGGCCAAGGTAGATACAGATTGGTAGCGTACACATTACTACTATGCTTCAGATGCAATCTTCAAAGCCCCATGTTGTCATGCCAGTAAGGTGAACCTGAACCTAACTGAACTGGACTGAACCTAAATAGAGAAAAACGAGAGTATGCTCACATTTTGACAGTACTACTACGCTTCACATTGCAGTCAGCACTAAGAACATGATGAGAGAAAGATGAGGAGAGGAGGTACCTCATCCCGTGGAGTTCCACATCTGTTACCACTCAGATGCCTACTGGGAGGCGGCGGGATGACGCCGCTGGTCGCTGGAGAGGGACGATGCGACACGGAGCAGGATGAGATCGGGGAAGATCTCGGGCATGTCGCGATGAGACGAAGTCTATATGCCTCGGTGAGGAGGGCGAGCTCTGAGTCGGCGAACAGGGCGGGTCGTCCTCGTCTAGGTGCTTCATCCGCGCGCCGAGGTTGTCCTGAAGGCGGCGCTCGAACCCCAACACCAGCCGCTCCCTCGTTTCAAAAAAAACCAACCGCTTGGTTGGCCGAGGTCCAGCACGTCGGTCGCCGTGTACTCCTGCTCTGCCTGCTTCTGCTTCTGCATGGTCGAGGCAGCCCGCGCGTGCGTCTCCCTGATGTGTGTGGTCCCAATGAAACGGCTCGTCAGTTCCCGTCACGGCAAGGCCTGGCGCCGTGATCCCGCTATACGGGCCAAGGGCCGTATatcaactactccctccttttcggtttatagggcttatctcaaaattttagttttttcattttataaggctcaatttggttgtttcccatcacatgttcagattttaaggtgcattaaatcattgcatgcaagtattaagagaaaattgaccaatgcatgtaatttatgcatgcattgcaattaatgcattggtaaacatatttttttgaggaaaacaagagcattaatttgaATGCTTTTGCAAACTCcaaaaggtattccaccactcaccacttaccttggttggtgagattttttaattgagccttataaaccagaAAGGACGGAGTATTATCTACACTTTTAAAAAACTATTATCTACACTTTTAAACCCACCAAGTATTAATGTCCGGCCATGTGCACACTGTACCATTGGTCCACGTACCGGGAGCAAACGACCTCGTCCGCGCTATTGCGGACGCCTAGCTTCTACTAATTCCTTGTTTACATGGATTCGGCTTTACCAAGATGTGAAATGAGTGTTTCGGCAAGGACGATGATTGATCGGGAGATACCACGCGTGGACCTGCCGCCGCAGACGGCCGCCCCCGGTGCTTGGCCGAGTggtgttggcggcggcggggcctgccTATCCCCGCGCGCGCGGCTCCCTGCCCGGGGCATGGGGCGGTGGCGGTGCTCCTCGGCTCGACGACAGCCCGGCGACCCAGTAGGGCCGGTCCACATATATACGGGGCCCGGGGCAGGAAGACAACAAGGGGCCCTTGTTTTTTTCTTGACACACATGAACTGAAAATATTTTGTATGTCAAAACCAAAGGAAATATTCAGTAGATGGAATAGATAGATCCATTATCTTTGAATTCTAAAACTAACTATACAATGTatttatcgaccaaaagaagttCAAACATTTACTATATATTGCTAGTTGTAGTGATTCCTGAAAGAACTACTCGTCCGGTAAAAAAATGTCAACCAATTTTTTTGGGAATTCTACTTGTTCATCTATATATGTTTTTCCTCAGATTTTCATCACTACTACTAGAAAAATgcttttgacaagacatgccacCATGTAAGGCGCGTAAAATATGTTCAATACAGATTAGAAAAGCACCTGGATATCATATGGCATAATGTGAATTTGTACGAATGCCGCAATAGTCAGCGCAAATGAGAAGCCAACACCATGAATTGAATTAACATCTCCCCTTCTCCTAATCTCCTTAATGCTTTCTCAGAACCAATGAAGAGTAGAAGATTATAAGAAGACAAATGCAAGTCAGCAGATCTGAAGGAGTAAGAGCCAGAGATGGAGAGCAAAGCTATTTGAATTAGAATCATTAAACTAAGGAAGAGAAATACATGGAGGATGCAGATCTCTGTGATTGGAAGGATCGATGATCATCCATTAATCGCTTGCCGCGCCCTTGGAATCTGTAAGACACCGAAGCGGCGGCGTTGTTCATGGATTGTGAATTTGGGAGGAGAGGAGTCACCGAATACGGAGGAAAACGAGGGACTCGTGGATCCAGTGGAAACCGATTTGACTTCTTCGTGAGTATTGCTCGTACGTCCACCAGTTTAATGGGCTTTACACTTGCACGGTTGCACCTTGggcccttttatattatttttttctcTAGATTTCTTCCGCCTGAGATAAAAAAACACACTGCGTTGTACTACCTGGTTCGGGGCCCCTACCTCTTGGGGGCCCAGGGCGGGGGCCCCGCTGCCCCGGCCTATGGACCGGCCCTGCGACCCAGTGGCAGTGGCCAGCGGCATGCGAGGTGGTGGTGCGACTCCTTGGCGGTGAGACGGCGTGGTGGCGCGGGTTGGCCGGCGgcgcgcccccggcccagatctgggccctgcgggccccatctgggtcctagcgggccggtcCCCAGTGTGGCATCGTTGTCGTCTGTGTGGTGGGGAGGAGGAGCAGCTCGGACGGGGCGCGGCGACGCCAACGGCGTGCCTGCTGCAGGGCGATGGCGGGAGCTTTACGGGCAGGGAGATCCTGGCTAGGCCTATGGGCCCACGGCCTTGGTATGCTCCTTCTATTGtgtccggtcggctaccgtcgttggcggtggaggttgtgccctcccgcgtgccgacggtgctgcGGCACCTAGTCCCGGCTCCTATTCCCCGTTGTGCAGGCCTCACTtcgtggtgccgtggtgagacggcgtggaggctTCATGACCATGGTGGCGCAAgatggtggtcggtttggtggcaggctctggagcatccgaggtgaaggttgggatcAGGGGAAACCCCTGTCAGCCTGTCCGACACCGACGCGGCGACGCTGGTGGGTGCtgccggaccttcctggagggtgtcgggggcgacccttcctctcgcctcgtcgcgtaccgggggaaacccttggcagcagcagtGTCATCGTCtcggtccttcttggaggtgttgattggtaccggtcCTTCGGAGCCTTGGAACGTGGTGGAAGATCTTCGGCGGGCGCAGTGGTCGTGAAGTTTCTTCGTTTCCGTCGATCCGCCGTTGTCGGTATTTTGTTCTCTtgttgtttctcttttttttttttttggtgtGACTGTGGTGCGTCAACAACACTTGAAGAAAAAAGAAGTCTCTGGACTGATTATAGAGGGGCATCATCGTGTGTGGGAAGAGAATGTCGCCCTCGCACCACCCGTTCACAAGGCAGACGTTTTAAGGTTTTTGTCCACTACCAGGAGCTTTCCCCGCACCGGAATCATTCCCTTCTCCCACTCCCACAGGCGCTACCCCTCTGTCTTTCTCCTCCTTCCTCGCTAACCATCTCCAACCCTGCCCAGCCCATTCTCTCGCTACCCCTTGCATATATATGCACCCACCAACACATAGGTATCCCTCCAAATGAACCTCGTGTTTTTCGTGCTTTTTGCTCATTAACTGCCCCTGTTAATCACTTGCCCAAACCAGCGCGCTCCGATCCTTATCCCCTCTCGCTCGATCGCCATCACCATCAGCTCATCATCGTCCTTAACTCCTCGTCGGGGCTGGATCCACGGTTATAAATAGAGCGACCCGCAGGCGGTGGGATTGAGGCACGTGCATGCATATTGCAGCCCGGCCAGCATGCAGCTCCGCCTCTCTCCGCCGGCGGGGGCGCCCTTCCAACCCGGGCTGCTGCCGCGTGCTCTCGTCAAAGGTGATGGATGTCCGTTCCTGCCATGCTTTTCGCTTGCCGCCGGCGCTGGTTTCTTCTTAGTTTCTTCAAACGGAACGCTGGTTTAATTTCTTCTGCTATATACAATTTTTCTTGTGTGCACGGCCATTAAAAATTTGGAAATTGGAAAATCCTTCACTGGCATAGTATTGATCACTCCTCAGTGTCATATACATGATCCACCAAGATTTTTTTTCTAGCTTCGTCCCCGCCATTAATTCTGCGGGTGCAGCGTATATACGCATGTACAAACGGGTCAGAACCACTGCATGCTCAACGTACGGATTAATTTTCGCCCAATTCTGCTACTACTCTTTTCTACGGATTCGCCAATCTTTTCTTCTCCTGTAAGATCGACCTCGCAATATTTTCGTGCGCGCAGCATGCAGCTCCACCTCTCACCTTATGTGGCATGGCACGAGTTCTTGTCTGTCACTCGCCGGCAGATTGCGATGGCTGCAGCAGTTGCAATTCCCTGCCTGCAGCTGACAGCCGTTCCGCCCTGTTCACGTACGTGCTGCGTACGAATGCCGGCCGTGCCGTATTGAGCTTGAAACGAAGCTGGCAAACGATAGTTCTTCGTgattatttttttcaatttttttcttttttgctgggTTACGTATGTGTGTATATCTACACATCTTTGTAGCTTGtgccttttctttcctttttctttgggGGGATGATATATACTTGTGTTGAGAAAAGATTGGATTGGGTCTGATCACTTTGGCTTTAAACAATCAGGTCCATGCCGTTTGCGCGGCAAAGGAGATGCCGGCGGCACGCGCGTCGCTCGACGGACCAGCAGCGTATCCAGTAGCAAAGGTACGTATCATTGCCTTGACTTGGGCTGGGGCCCGGTAATCTTGTGTCTTGTCTCTCACTTTGCTTTATGCCCGCCGCTCTTCTCCATCGCTCCATCGATCGCTTTTACCCTTACTACTACTGTCCTTTTTTGCTTAGCGTTACCATCTTTccctcaaaaaataaataaaaagcttTAGCGTTACAATCTAGGAGTATCTATCTACAGCTAGGAGCTACTAGCACCGCAAGCGCAAGCGTCTTATACGTTACTATACTTGGCCAGCACAAGCGTCGTAGCATATGCCAAttacttttttttttttgcggacaGCATATGCCAATTACTAATCTTAGCCGGCTCCCGTGTTGGTGTCTTGTTTCCCTGTCTGTCATATAAATATGCCACCCTACGCACTCCACGAAATAGGCAGTTAAtgatgtttttttcctttttctttctcatCTCATTATGTCCCTTTTTATTGCCATACTCACACATTACAACACGTGCTCGTATTAGTTCATCCAAGGGCCTCCGGCGTCTGTCAACAAAAAGGGCCTCCGGTGACTTCATACTTGCGTCTTAGTTGTACCACCTGTGGACCAATTTTTTTAATCTAAGGTCTCTAAAAACAACAAGTAAATAtgattttgggggggggggggggggggggggggggggttggtaaaACAACAGGGTACACAAAAAAGCTAAGAAAATATATAGTACAAGAGACGGGGGGTAGTTTGGACTTTTGGAGCACACAACATGTTAATTGGTTGGCGTGataagaaaaaaatgatccatcgGTGAATCTAAGTTTTTTCTTTTACAAAATAACACATTCTCTCAATTGTCGCCAAGAGGAGTTCGAAACATACTATAGAGGGATGGAGGTCAGCAAGACAAGAACAAATTATCCGTTAAGTGAATCTAAGGGTTTCGTTTTTTACAAAATGAAATATAGTGTCATTTATCGCCAAGATTCGAAAAGATACCGACAAAGTACAAAGATGACACGAGAAAAATACCAGCtagagggtggggggagggggggtcggtGAGACAACAAATTGTCCGTTAAGTGAATCCGAAGAATTCTTATCGCCAAGATTTGAAAGATACTGACAAAGTACAAGAAAACATGAGAAAAATACCTACTATAGGGGGGTGAGACGAGAACAAATTATTCGTTAAGTGAATCTAAGGGTTTCCTTTTTTACAAAACGACTTATAGTGACATTTATCACCAAGATTTGAAAGATACCGACAAAAGTACAAAGAAAACACGAGAAAAATACCTAGTAGTAGGTGGGGGGTTGTCCGTGAGACCATAACAAATTATCCCTTAAATTGAATCGAAGGATTTCTCTTTACAAAACAACATATAGTGTCAGCTATCAGCAAGATTCGAAAGGTATAGACAAAGTATACAGAGAAAACACGAGAAATATACCTACTAGAGGGAGGGGGTCGGCGAGACAAGAACAAATTATCCGGTAAGTGAATCTAAGgatttttttttccaaaacaaCATATAGTGGCATCTACTCATTTATTGCCAAAATTCAAAAGATACCGataaagtaaaaaaagaaaagatgagaaaatacaTAGTAGAAGGGGGGGGGGATCAGTGAGACAAAAACAAATTATCCGTCAAGTGAATCTAAGAATTTCTTTTTTTTAACGAAACAACATATTATGTCAATTATCCCCAACGGGAGTTCGAGAAATAATGACAAAGTACAAAGAAAACACGAGAAGAATATGTACTAGAGTCCGGGGTGAGACAAGAATAAAttatccgtcaagcaaatctaagTATTTCTATTTTTGGCAAAATGACATATTGTGTCAATTATCGGCAAGAGGAGTTTGAAAGATAGCGACAAAGTACCAAGAGGGTAGGGTTCGGATTTCACCGAGGAGACGGAAAGATGCCAACAAAGTAGTCAGAAACACAAGAGAATGTATACAAGTGAAAAGGAAGAACTTAGGTGCTCTTGTGCGAGCTCGGCCATTTGATCTCAACCCAACGGTCACTTGAGCTGATCTAGAAATTTGCGAAAAGCCCCTCTAAGAGTCCCTTAATTACGCGCAGGTTCGAGTGCTCCCGCAGATAACCACCGGATCAAGATCCGATTGTGGAGCTCGCACGGGAGCACCAGATATTTAGCCGGGAGGGAGTAGGGTTGAGAATTTTTAGCGCACAACAcgctaattagtactccctccgtccggaaatacttgtcggagaaatggatgaaacTGGGTGTATCTAGAACAAAATTgggtctagatacatccattactcccacaaatattttcggacggagggagtagatgagacAGCGTCAGCGGCTAGCTACATAGTTTTCGGCCTCATGAAGAAACGGAATCGAAACCTGTATGAAAAATCCACAGTTGAACAAAGAATTTAGCTTTTCCCCtgcaaaaacagaaaaacaaaggaTGCAGCTTTCTCATCAGATCCAAAAGCATGCAACTACAGGGAGAAAAATGCTTCTGCAGTTTAAAGTCAATCCGGTGATAGAAAGATCCTTGACGTACTATTATTCTTGTTACCGTCAGTACTATGATATGATACTGTCATCACCATCGTTGATCCCTGTAACAAAATCCTAGCTAGGTGAAGCTCACCCATTCAATTAAGCTCACGCTATCTTAGTACTACGTAGGATCGATGCATGCTTTCCTGGCGCCGAACTTGGTCTCTAAGTAAGTACGGGCCCGGCGTTCTTTTGAGTCGAATATCCGGCCGGTCTACCAATTTGGTTACCGAATAATATGATCAGAGATTCGACTAAGACTGCCACGTGAAAGTTAGGAAGGATTAGATCGGATAGTAGAGGGTGTGCTTATGCAAAGTTCATATGCCCACAAAAAGAGACGTGATCAGAAAAGGTTTCGTTTGATTTCTTTGGATAAGGTGCCTTTAGCTAGCACACAACTTCATGCTCCCACTGATAGAAATCAGTGAGGCTCTGTGGCAAAAACGATGAAATTCCCTGCCTTTCTTATCGGTTGAAAGTCGGTACGAGATTGCGGCCGTCCATGTTACTTCTGCCAACTTTGCGTGCAATTCCTTGTTGGTCACGTCAAACTGGGCCTGGAGCTGAAGCTTTGATACTCCTATCATTATTCTATAGTTATTATAAGTCAACGTCATGTAGTTATAAGTCAAGTCAAAGTCAAAGTTATGTAGTTTTTTTCTTGGAAAAGGAGGTTAGAACCTcgggcctctgcatcaatcgatgcatacagtcatctttattaattattcaataAATGTCTGATAAGAATATACCTCAAGCCATCTGAAGCCACCACTCACACTATACTTGGCCATCCCTTGGCCCGGGCCGGGCCTACCAAAGTCCGACACGAAaaacctaggcccgagcccggcccggccgtCGGGCCTAAAAATCAGGCCCAAGCCTGGCCCATCACGCAAAAACTCCGTCGGGCCTCGGGCCGGGCCTCTTCGTTAAACTGCAAATACAACGGGCCCAGGCCCGgccatcgggctcaaaatctaggcctagGCCCGGCCCAGCGACAAGGTCGGGTAGGGCCGGGTCAGACTTTTTCGGGCCGAGGTGGCCATGGCCAGGTATAACTAacacctacaaactcgataatatggagtgctctcactccccatatTTAAAATTGGTGTCGtcgccgatccatccacataacgtatcaAAACCTACCGGTGGTACAGCAAACCTAAAGCATACACCAGatgcacacgttttagaagccAACATCATTATCGAACCGTTGGTCCATCTTCAGGAAAGAAATCTGCATCATCCTTACCAGTCCGACCATCCGTCAACGCCACCACGACGCCTAACGGCACCACCTCCCTACGTCCAAACTGCTGAGCACGTCGCGATCGCCGCCGGTACACCGCAGCACCATGCCGCCAAgtatcaccagccgacacagcttgaagtctctggaagatctgtcatgcgtagcacctgccgaacaGGCATGACATAGCTTAGCACATGTCgggcaggcatgacttgacatctccaccgaagctccgtgcaaggcgaagccgctccacctcctgcctctgtttttcggtgctgctccacaaacgatgctcccaagagagaaacaacACCGCAGTGCCGTCATCATCCAACttggaagaccagatcctagggtttcccctgaagcAGTATGAGTGGGTCGATAATAGTTACacaacgatgccttcatcaaggtaacggcgcagAACACCGCCATTGCCGCtcatcggctcggttttcaccggcaattATGTCTCCCTGACTCGCAGCCAGGACTAGACGGCGGATCTCGTGATCCGaccacccagcctcaggccgaccacctccgtCGAAGGAGATGACCACAACTGCCGACTGCACCGGCAAGATCAGATATGACCGAAGGCGCCGCCAACCAGTCCTCCAGGCCCTAGCCGCCACCGCCGATCCGAAGCCCGATGGCGCGCCGCCGGAGCATAACTGACCGTCGCCCCCGTCTGATCAGGGCCGGCCTCCGCGCCCATAACCCACGTCGCAGCCCGTGACTGGGCCGTCCGCCATGCATGCAGCCGCCGCCGGCCGAGGCAGGGCTGGCCACCAGGTCGTCGCCCGCCGCAGCCATCGCCGTTGCGCCGCAAAGACTAGATCAGCCGTGCCACCACACGTTTAGGGGCTCCGCATCACCCCTAAGACGCGGGAGAGAGGGagtcccccgccaccgccgtcggccccgGGGCTTAGCCCAGCGGCGTCCCCCGGCGGCGGAGAAGGAAGGGGAAAAGGGAGTTCGCGcccctggcggctagggtttgggcgagTCGCCCTAGCGGgaacgacagggggggggggggctagtgaAAAGATAGTGGTACACACGTTTGACTTGCGGTCATCTCAAAGTCATGTAGTTTGAtactccgtttttatttactttttGTCTAAAGTCAAAGTTGATAAAATTTCATCAAATTGtagaaaaatatattaacatatacATCACCCAATCAACACCATTAGATTCATCACCGaatatattttcacatcatataaATTTGTTATTTCAAATGTTCATATTGTTCTCTACAAGTTTGACTTCAGTTAAAACCAATATGgagattaaataaaaacagagggagtacattttaaCCATTATTCTAGGTTAGACAGCTCTCAGTGTGCACGTGTGGCTCTGACGCTCTGTACGCATATTTGATTATTTTTGATATGTCAACCTTGTAAATTTGTAATCGTGCGTTCGTTTGTTGCGATGTAGTACCTGCACGGCTGCAAGCGAACCCTACCGGGAACGACGTCCAGATTCTAGAACGGCCCGAAGAGGAAGCACGCTACGTCGACGAGTACCATGTGATTCCTGGGACAGAGCTCGAGCAGCCGCTGATCGACCAGGTGAAGGCGATGCTCGGGTCGATGGGCGACGGCGAGATCAGCGTGTCAGCGTACGACACGGCCTGGGTGGCCCTGGTGCCGAGgctcgacggcggcgacggggccCAGTTCGCCGCAGCCCTCCGGTGGATCCTCGGGAACCAGCTGCCCGACGGGTCCTGGGGCGACGCGGCCCTCTTCTCCGCCTACGACCGGATCACCAACACCCTCGCCTGCGTCGTGGCTCTCACCAAGTGGTCGCTCGGCCCCGAAAACTGCAGGAGAGGTACGCATGCACGCACACTGAACCAGGAATGTGTTTGGTGAAACTGAACGTGTGTTTTGTTCACTCGATCAGGGCTGAGTTTTCTGGAGGACAACATGTGGAGGCTGGCCGAGGAGGACTCGGAGTCGATGCCCATCGGCTTCGAGATCGCCTTCCCTTCTCTCCTGGAGGCGGCCAGGAGGCTGGACGTTGTCTTCCCGTATGACCACCATGCTCTGCAGCGCATATATGCCAACAGAGAAGTGAAGCTCAAAAAGTATATATCCTCCTAGACAAGTGCAGCACCTTTGCCTTCAGTTTCTTTCCATGTCGATGGAGGCTAACATTTCTGATTAATTTGACCCGTAGGATTCCGATGGAGATGATGCACAGCATTCCGACGACGATCCTGCATTCCCTTGAAGGGATGCCCGGGGTGGACTGGCGCAAGATCCTCAGGCTCCAGTCCAGCGACGGGTCCTTCCTGTTTTCTCCGGCGGCTACAGCCTCTGCCCTCATGCAGACCGGTGACACAAAATGCTTCGAGTATATAGACaggatcgtgaagaagttcgacgGAGGGGGTAAGAGATCAATTAATGAAACCCGTTCCCCGTTCGATCGATGCATGCAGCACTGATATTGGATTGGAGTGCATTGTTCCTCTTTGACCGACCATGCATTTTTCAGTTCCCAATGTTTACCCGGTCGATCTCTTCGAGCACATCTGGGCCGTCGATCGGCTGGAGCGTCTTGGGATCTCGCGCTACTTCAAGCAAGAAATCAAACAGTGCTTGGACTATGTCCACAGGTTTGGTTCCTCCTTCATAACCGTGTTTTGCTGACCTTAAACTTCTTCTCGCTCCATGACCAAAGTTTGTTCTAACCTCTTTGCTCATATATGCTGTAGGCACTGGACTGAGGGCGGGATATGCTGGGCGAGGAACTCTGCTGTAGTAGACGTGGACGACACAGCCATGGCGTTCCGGCTGCTGCGGCTGCACCGATACAACGTCTCCCCACGTACGTACGACCCATAGTTTTCCCTCTTCTGAATCAAAATACTGGTGTTGTAATGTTGTGCATTATATTATCTCCCGAGTGCAAGTCTTTTACGTCGCGTGACAAACAAAACATAACCGATGCCGATCCGCAGGTGTGTTCGAGAACTTTGAGAAGGATGGGGACTTCTTCTGTTTCGTGGGGCAATCAACACAGGCGGTCACTGGGATGTACAACCTGAACAGGGCTTCTCAGGTTAGATTTCCCGGAGAGGACGTGCTGCAGCGTGCAGGGAGATTCTCCTATGAGTTCCTTAGAGAAAGGGAGGCCCAGGACACGATCCGAGACAAATGGATCATTTCAAAGGATCTCCCAGGCGAGGTAATTAAACACGAGACTTTTTACGGTACATCATCCTACTAAACAATCGCTTTAGATAGAAAATGGGAAGTGGAGAACGTAGCTCTCAACACCTAGAAAGGGCTTGCAGTTCATATTAATATAACTATTTTAAACACCGAAACAAACTAACCTTATATGGATACGTACAAGAACATAAATAACTCCGTATGTGATCATAGGTACAATAAAAAAAAGTTGAAATAAGATAAATAAAAATTTGAACCCTATCATAGGTACAATATACACTGGACTTTCCTTGGTATGCAAGCTTGCCGCGTGTAGAAGCAAGAATCT is from Triticum aestivum cultivar Chinese Spring chromosome 1B, IWGSC CS RefSeq v2.1, whole genome shotgun sequence and encodes:
- the LOC123089307 gene encoding ent-copalyl diphosphate synthase 1, chloroplastic, producing MQLRLSPPAGAPFQPGLLPRALVKGPCRLRGKGDAGGTRVARRTSSVSSSKVPARLQANPTGNDVQILERPEEEARYVDEYHVIPGTELEQPLIDQVKAMLGSMGDGEISVSAYDTAWVALVPRLDGGDGAQFAAALRWILGNQLPDGSWGDAALFSAYDRITNTLACVVALTKWSLGPENCRRGLSFLEDNMWRLAEEDSESMPIGFEIAFPSLLEAARRLDVVFPYDHHALQRIYANREVKLKKIPMEMMHSIPTTILHSLEGMPGVDWRKILRLQSSDGSFLFSPAATASALMQTGDTKCFEYIDRIVKKFDGGVPNVYPVDLFEHIWAVDRLERLGISRYFKQEIKQCLDYVHRHWTEGGICWARNSAVVDVDDTAMAFRLLRLHRYNVSPRVFENFEKDGDFFCFVGQSTQAVTGMYNLNRASQVRFPGEDVLQRAGRFSYEFLREREAQDTIRDKWIISKDLPGEVQYTLDFPWYASLPRVEARIYLDQYGGDDDVWIGKTLYRMPLVNNNTYLELAKRDFNRCQVQHQLEWHGLQKWFTENGLEAFGVAPRDVLRAYFLAAACIFEPSRATERLAWSRASVMANIISKYLRSDLSGNKMVERFMHGGLYEGNNDVSWLKGDAKVEILVGALEKLIDLLAQKALHVGEEPMHINNLLRCVWIEWMMQEINRDDGTNGMSVIEAGSCMVHDKQTSLLLVKIIEICAGRIGEASSMVNSKDNTWFIQLASSICDSLHHRMLLSQDTEENKAVTSHMDKKIEVDMQELAQNILQTYDDISSNNMKQTFWSVVKSCYYVANCPSYILDRHVSKVIFEHVF